The DNA window NNNNNNNNNNNNNNNNNNNNNNNNNNNNNNNNNNNNNNNNNNNNNNNNNNNNNNNNNNNNNNNNNNNNNNNNNNNNNNNNNNNNNNNNNNNNNNNNNNNNNNNNNNNNNNNNNNNNNNNNNNNNNNNNNNNNNNNNNNNNNNNgtgtctctgtctctctctctctcttctctctctctctctctctctctctctctctctctctctctctctctctctctctctctctcctctctcctctctcacgTCAGAATCATTTTTAAGCATCAGTGCCGTCAATTGGGAAATACTCATCTTCTGGACTAACTGTCTAATCTTCTTGCTCTTTTTTGTATTTTCACCAGAAATGGTACCGGTGTCTCTGTGCAGTAATAGAGAGACAAATCAAGAATTACAAAAAAATGAGTTTAGAAAACTCTCCAATTACAAAAACTTACCTTTTTTCTGGCTTTATTTTGTGCTGATGATATCTAcccaaaaaataaaatctgTTTATAAATTCGAAGAAGTTGCTCTGTTGTTGCATCAAAGGACCTCTTTAgggtaaaataaaacataatcaTTGCAAAGTTCCGAGTCTTTTTTTCTGGAAGATGAATCTGTCCCCAAAACTACATGTTTTATCAACAGTAAAGTCGCCAAAATAATGTTCATCAGTTTGACCCATAATTCATTCAAATATCACTTTTAAGGACAAATAACACTCTTTCTGAGGATTTTTACCAAGAAccttgacattttttttttaaagcttgcCAAACGGAAACAAAACTTCATTTCCGTGCCATCTCTGCATTTCGATCGGTTCCGGTAATTTCCCCCATCGATACAAGGGAAATCACTCTTTCTAATCAATGGCGACCTCCCGCATGGTCCACGCTACTCCGTAGACTGGTTGTTAAATACGGTTAGTTTTGTTTCATATGCTTATAATGCTGTGGCattaaaacgatattttgatgTGCTTGAGACTTTTTGATCATGTACACGTTACATAGCCTTAACACTAACAGTGCGCACCTTGACTCGGCTTGAGTGAAGGTTTACCGTACTACCATCCTGTGTAGCACATGTATGTATGCTGTCTCTCCAACCCTCCATGTCTCACGTTTTCCTTCTTCGTCCTTAGTAAGTAACTCAAGCCTGAGTGATATTTTATGTACCACGCTTCTGGAGCTTGATTTGAAAGGAGTCAAACtcacacacccccctccccccctgatCCTCCACTCCCACTCCCCCCTCCTCCTACATCCCCGtacagtgttagtgttagttactttcttcttcgtcgttcatggactgaaactcacACTGCTTTTACATGTGTGACCTTTTTtgccccgccattaaggcagccatccGCCGCTTTCCGGAGGTGCATGCtttttattttcgtgtttctaaatttaaaaacagttatcttccaacCTTGATTTGTTGAGGTCTAGCTTCGTCTGATGGCGTCGTTAGGTGAATCAACAAATCTTGCGTTGAAGAAAATTCTGTCACAAGACAAAGTTGGAAAAacagacctctctctctctctctctctctctctctctctctctctctctctctctctctctctctctctctctctctcattcactctttcattccctctttgttcccttccctctctctctctctctctctctctctctctctctctctctctctctctctctctctctctctctctctctctctctctctctctctctctctctcttacacatcACACACATGGAGACGTAGGTTAGTTCATGTTTGTGTCTTGTCAATTTCTGATGctgtttttgatattttgtttcagATACTAAACTGATACCATAGTGGCAGAAATTGAGTGAACCACAAAGGCTAATCATGTCAAAATCACCAGTGGAAGGGAtgtcaaaaaagaagaaaagaccaGTGAAAGGGGACGCTCAAGTAAAGAAAAGACTTGTGAAAGGGGACGCTCAAGTAAAGAAATCCCCAAAGTCTAAACTGGAAAAGGCTGCAAAAGAAGTTGACAGGGATCATCTTCCAAAGAAAACGCTAAATGGTGTAAAAACATCTCCAAAagatgcaaaaaaacaaaagatttcaCAGGGGACAGAAGCTGACAAAATCCGAAAGGCTGTTAACTTAAATATCAAACTCAGTGTGGATCTAAGTAGCAAAACTGACAGAAAACCTACCAAAAGGAAGAGACCTGAAGAGGTTCTTATGACAAAGACTTCGAAAAAACTAAAAGTGgatgaaaaacatcaaaatggTGACAGTGTTCCAGAGGTTGAGAAAGTAGGCAGTGTCATAGAAATGACAAGAAAGCAAAGGCGTAATCGTAACAAGAAAAATAGCAAGAAAAATAAGTACAAGCATCTTGCATTGAACAAAACTCCTGATGAAGCCGTGGATGGAAACAAGAAGAACACACCAGTTTCTCACACATCACCAGGCGGTGTGGCCTCTAAAAAGAAGATGCCAAAGCTTAAACAGGTGCCTTCTACGAAGAAGACTCTTCCTGAAGAAAAATCAAGTTCTATTGAAGGCGCCTTACAAATGACATCAACACAGCATGCTATGCCTTtgagcaagaaaaagaaaaagactgaTAGTGGCTTGAAGGCAAAAGTGGAGGTGGGAAAAAAGATAAAAGTTGCAGGTTACCAGGAAATGGtaaaatcaaagaaaaagaggaagaCAGCTGTTGTCAAGGTGCAGAAAATGGTGCACACAGAACCAGCTGATGGTCTCAAAAGACACAGAGATGATGATTCTGATTCCGACGAAGACAGTGTGTGGAGTAATTCTGCTGATGAGGACTTTTCTGACAGtggtgatactgatagtgatgtTGAAGATAGGTCAAGGTTACCAGTCACAAAACATTCTCAAGATGCTGAGAACAACATGCAGTCTAAAAAAGGGACTTCATCTGGAGAGAAAATCTCACAGACTATGAAACAGCAAAAAAGTAAGCCACTGTCTTTCACTGAACAAACTCGTCAGAAGCTAAACTCTGCTCGATTTCGCTTCCTGAATGAACAGTTGTACACTAGCACGGGGAGGCAGGCACTGGAGATTTTCAAGGATGACCCGGAGGCTTTCCAGGTGTACCACGAAGGCTTCCAGGCACAGGTAGCCAGGTGGCCGGTCAACCCCTTGGATACCATCATCCATCAACTCAGCAAAGGGTCAGTAACATAGACTAATTGATATGTTCGTATTGTTCAATGTTCTTTTACCTTTTCAATTttctacagtagaacccccccaatttaagacttccccgggcggggatgtagctcagtcggtagcgcgctggatttgtatccagttggccgctgtcagcgtgagttcgtccccacgtttggcgagagatttatttctcagagtcaactttgtgtgcaggctctcctcggtgtccgaacacccccgtgtgtacacgcaagcacaagaccaagtgcgcacgaaaaagatcctgtaatccatgtcagagttcggtgggttatagaaacacgaaaatacccagcatgcttcctccgaaaacggcgtatggctgcctaaatggcggggtaaaaaacggtcatacgcgtaaaaattccactcgtgcaaaaaacacgagtgtatgtgggagtttcagcccacgaacgcagaagaagaagaagacttcccctttttgagtcacttgagaaaaagtgactatgtaatcggtcagtgttagtctgtccggccggccggccggccgtccgtagacaccaccttaacgttggacttttctcggaaactatcaaagcgatcgggctcatattttgtttagtcgtgacctccaatgacctctacactttaacgatggtttcgttgacctttgacctttttcaaggtcacaggtcagcgtcaaaggaaaaattagacattttatgattttatatctttgacaaagttcatcggatgtgattgaaactttgtaggattattctttacatcaaagtatttacatctgtagccttttacgaacgttatcagaaaaacaagggagataactagccttttctgttcggcaacacacaacttaacgttgggcttttctcggaaactataaaagtgaccgggctcaaattttatgtgaacgtgactcattgtgttgtgaatagcaatttcttcctgtccatctgatgcctcatataatattcagaactgcgaaagtgactcgatcgagcgtttgctcttcttgttaagaccccaattgctttttcagactttctgttcatactgCCTGTGAATTTACCTCTATTCTAAGATTCCCTTCTTTGTAGGACCTGACGTATTTAGAATTTTTTGTTTTAGGTCTTAAAGAAAGGTGGCAGAGTATGTCAGATTATTCATTTCAAGGGCACCGGGAGTCTGGATCTGTGTCTAGTCAGCAGGTGTGTTAGTGTAGAATTTTCTCCATACTTAGATTTGATTTGTCGTTATATGAGGAAAGAAAGGGAGAAGAAGATATTTTGTGGTAAAAGACTTGTTTgtggtacagcagtccctctcatgaacggacacccttgggccatagcaaaactgtccgtacattgcaggtgttcggtcacgggaggggtgaccacaccaccccctcccccatacactcacacagagacacacaaacaacaggattgagtctatgctaatcacttcttgtggctactaaacaataacaataaactcctaatacttctttaaacgttctgtaaaaatgatttgtataaAAAGTGTTGAAACCGTTGAAAGtgttaggcaaccgactcactggtcaaggctgaagggaaacaagagtatcttgtcaatgaaagaggttacacacagacacacgatgctgagaactgtggccggtttttcactctctttcgctcaggaccttcatcgactgtggtttctgttgtttacgtccaacagacaagaataaagagcacagtgcagtttcatgttggcatcttcgcatgtactccactcctgaccaaaactaccccccctcctgatgggtacacgtgcactcaagttatcagtgactgtcatcacgccattgcggctgtgatctttgtaccaagagccggactgctctgttatcgattttgttgtggtgaaaatttgacgatggtctgtccgtacattggaggtatgacctgctgttgggaccgaaaatgagtgtccgcgtccacgttttgcaggtgtccgtttaagggggggcaaatatagaaggaaaacactccgtgccgagcaaatgtgtccgtacatgtcaggtgtccgctcacgccgggggccgtacattgcagggactgctgtaaagctGACATTGTTGAAAATATGTGTGTTTCAGGAAAGCTGGCGCTGTGCTTGCAGACTTTGGTTGTGGGGATGGTCACTTAGCAGAGAGTTTGCCCAAGCACAAGGTCCACTCCTTTGATCTGGTGGCAAGCAAGCCTTTCATCACTGCCTGTAACATTGCCAGGGTATGCTCAAAAACTTGTGTAGTCTCTCagatttattgtttttgttgtagttaTGAAACGTTTTTGTGTTGACACTGCAATATTTTGGGAAACACTGTCAAATGAAGTCAGGTTGTGTTTATGAGTAAAGGCTGACTGCAGTAGAGTATgttgttttttctgttttacTGATCCTTGTGCAactttgtaagtgtgtgtgtgtgtgcatgcttgtttgtgtgcgtgcttactttactttacttagGCTCTTTGCCCCTGACCGGAGCATATGCCATTGACTAGGTTTCTCCATCGCACTCTGCTCTGGGCTGTTCTTTCCGCTTCTGTCCACCTGTTGCCTTGTGTCTTtagttctgcctctgtgtcacgctgtgtgcatgtgcatggtTTTAAATTCACTTTGTAATCATAAGTGTGTGCTAGCCACTGCTAAGTTAGTTCTTCAGTTCGCTCAATTAAAACATTCTTTGAAGCTGGATTCCACACCCTAGCCACCTCTTAAAACTAACAGCACCACCAGTGGTTACATTTACacaatatttttgttgttgttgttgatgctttGACATGGCTGTAATAATAATATCCCCCCGTTGTTCCCTTTGGCAGGTTCCTCTGGAGAACAGCAGTGTAGATGTTGCcgtgttctgtctgtctctgatgGGAACCAACCTCTCCGACTATCTGTGTGAAGCAAACAGGGTCCTGAAGCAAGGGTGAGCATTTGTTCTCTCTGGTTCCTTCTGATTTCTGTCACTTGTCTTCATCTTACATCTTGCgtcccctgaaagcggcgtatggctgtctgaatgacggtgtaaaaacggtcatacacgtaaacatccactcgtgcaaaaacatgagtgaacatgggagttccagcccatgaacgaagaagaagatcttgCACACCCAATGTGATCATCCAGACACAATAGACAGAGCAGTGCCAGTGGTATATTATATCTTTGCAAATTTCATGTTAGCGAGGCAACAGAATTACAAGAATGAAATCTGCTTGCAAATGATTGAGAATGTATTACAAACTACAAATGATTGAGAATGTATtacaaacaaactacaaatgATTGAGAATGTATTACAAACTACAAATGATTGAGAATGTATtacaaacaaactacaaatgATTGAGAATGTATtacaaacaaactacaaatgATTGAGAATGTATTACAAACCAACTACAAATGATTGAGAATGTATTAcaaacccgtcgcgatataaccttgaacggttgaaaattaagttaaacaccaaataaagaaataaagaaagtattacaaacaaactacaaatgATTGAGAATGTATtacaaacaaactacaaatgATTGAGAATGTATTACAAACTACAAATGATTGAGAATGTATTACAAACTACAAATGATTGAGAATGTATTACAAACTACAAATGATTAATAATGTATTACAAAAAAACTACAAATGATTGAGAATGTATTACAAACTACATATGATTGAGAATGTATTACAAACTACAAATGATTGAGAATGTATTACAAACTACAAATGATTAAGAATGTATtacaaacaaactacaaatgATTGAGAATGTATtacaaacaaactacaaatgATTGAGAATGTATTACAAACTACAAATGATTAAGAATGTATtacaaacaaactacaaatgATTGAGAATGTATtacaaacaaactacaaatgATTGAGAATGtattacaaacaaacaacaaatgttTGAGAATGTATTACAAACTACAAATGATTGAGAATGTATtacaaacaaactacaaatgATTGAGAATGTATtacaaacaaactacaaatgATTGAGAATGTATtacaaacaaactacaaatgATTGAGAATGTATtacaaacaaactacaaatgATTGAGAATGTATtacaaacaaactacaaatgattgaaaatgtattacaaacaaactacaaatgatggagaatgtATTACAAACTACAAATGATTGAGAATGTATtacaaacaaactacaaatgATTGAGAATGTATtacaaacaaactacaaatgATTGAGAATGTATtacaaacaaactacaaatgATTGAGAATGTATtacaaacaaactacaaatgATTGAGAATGTATTATAAACTAACTACACATGATTGAGAATGTATTATAAACTACAAATGATTGAGAATGTATtacaaacaaactacaaatgATTGAGAATGTATTacaaacaaactactgatgatTGAGAATGTATTACAAACCAACTACAACTATTTCATGTTAGCGAGGCAACAGAATTACAAGAATGAAATCTGTTTGCAAATGATTGAGAATGTATTACAAACTACAAATGATTGAGAATGTATtacaaacaaactacaaatgATTGAGAATGTATTACAAACTACAAATGATTGAGAATGTATtacaaacaaactacaaatgATTGAGAATGTATTACAAACCAACTACAAATGATTGAGAATGTATTACAAACCAACTACAAATGATTGAGAATGTATTAcaaacccgtcgcgatataaccttgaacggttgaaaatgaagttaaacaccaaa is part of the Littorina saxatilis isolate snail1 linkage group LG6, US_GU_Lsax_2.0, whole genome shotgun sequence genome and encodes:
- the LOC138968721 gene encoding ribosomal RNA-processing protein 8-like isoform X1, which gives rise to MSKSPVEGMSKKKKRPVKGDAQVKKRLVKGDAQVKKSPKSKLEKAAKEVDRDHLPKKTLNGVKTSPKDAKKQKISQGTEADKIRKAVNLNIKLSVDLSSKTDRKPTKRKRPEEVLMTKTSKKLKVDEKHQNGDSVPEVEKVGSVIEMTRKQRRNRNKKNSKKNKYKHLALNKTPDEAVDGNKKNTPVSHTSPGGVASKKKMPKLKQVPSTKKTLPEEKSSSIEGALQMTSTQHAMPLSKKKKKTDSGLKAKVEVGKKIKVAGYQEMVKSKKKRKTAVVKVQKMVHTEPADGLKRHRDDDSDSDEDSVWSNSADEDFSDSGDTDSDVEDRSRLPVTKHSQDAENNMQSKKGTSSGEKISQTMKQQKSKPLSFTEQTRQKLNSARFRFLNEQLYTSTGRQALEIFKDDPEAFQVYHEGFQAQVARWPVNPLDTIIHQLSKGKAGAVLADFGCGDGHLAESLPKHKVHSFDLVASKPFITACNIARVPLENSSVDVAVFCLSLMGTNLSDYLCEANRVLKQGGTLRVTEVVSRFYSVNNFVKNVEALGFRHQKKVFLGKMFLLFKFKKVAEASRKKAPRIQLKACQYKKR
- the LOC138968721 gene encoding ribosomal RNA-processing protein 8-like isoform X3, producing the protein MSKSPVEGMSKKKKRPVKGDAQVKKRLVKGDAQVKKSPKSKLEKAAKEVDRDHLPKKTLNGVKTSPKDAKKQKISQGTEADKIRKAVNLNIKLSVDLSSKTDRKPTKRKRPEEVLMTKTSKKLKVDEKHQNGDSVPEVEKVGSVIEMTRKQRRNRNKKNSKKNKYKHLALNKTPDEAVDGNKKNTPVSHTSPGGVASKKKMPKLKQVPSTKKTLPEEKSSSIEGALQMTSTQHAMPLSKKKKKTDSGLKAKVEVGKKIKVAGYQEMVKSKKKRKTAVVKVQKMVHTEPADGLKRHRDDDSDSDEDSVWSNSADEDFSDSGDTDSDVEDRSRLPVTKHSQDAENNMQSKKGTSSGEKISQTMKQQKSKPLSFTEQTRQKLNSARFRFLNEQLYTSTGRQALEIFKDDPEAFQVYHEGFQAQVARWPVNPLDTIIHQLSKGKAGAVLADFGCGDGHLAESLPKHKVHSFDLVASKPFITACNIARVPLENSSVDVAVFCLSLMGTNLSDYLCEANRVLKQGGTLRVTEVVSRFYSVNNFVKNVEALGFRHQKKNRIEVHGP
- the LOC138968721 gene encoding ribosomal RNA-processing protein 8-like isoform X2; its protein translation is MSKSPVEGMSKKKKRPVKGDAQVKKRLVKGDAQVKKSPKSKLEKAAKEVDRDHLPKKTLNGVKTSPKDAKKQKISQGTEADKIRKAVNLNIKLSVDLSSKTDRKPTKRKRPEEVLMTKTSKKLKVDEKHQNGDSVPEVEKVGSVIEMTRKQRRNRNKKNSKKNKYKHLALNKTPDEAVDGNKKNTPVSHTSPGGVASKKKMPKLKQVPSTKKTLPEEKSSSIEGALQMTSTQHAMPLSKKKKKTDSGLKAKVEVGKKIKVAGYQEMVKSKKKRKTAVVKVQKMVHTEPADGLKRHRDDDSDSDEDSVWSNSADEDFSDSGDTDSDVEDRSRLPVTKHSQDAENNMQSKKGTSSGEKISQTMKQQKSKPLSFTEQTRQKLNSARFRFLNEQLYTSTGRQALEIFKDDPEAFQVYHEGFQAQVARWPVNPLDTIIHQLSKGKAGAVLADFGCGDGHLAESLPKHKVHSFDLVASKPFITACNIARVPLENSSVDVAVFCLSLMGTNLSDYLCEANRVLKQGGTLRVTEVVSRFYSVNNFVKNVEALGFRHQKKDRGAWSIEGVHGFYHEPVQLMD